The proteins below are encoded in one region of Metabacillus dongyingensis:
- a CDS encoding ABC transporter substrate-binding protein: protein MIKKITALSAGMVLGAAILAGCSSGEEADGKVTLNLFSNKSENINTYKGLIEEFEAENPNIRIKFDSPPEAETVLRTKLIKNDIPDVMLIAGNATYGELGRAGVLEDFADTELIDSIQPSYLDMIDRLVGPEKDGVYGLPYATNANTVIYNKQKFEELGLEVPKTWDEFIAILEKAKAAGEIPIYLTLKDAWTGMISLNSLGGNLAGEEFAEKKSSGKTSFVKSYDEVADKMLTLTEYGHKDNFGIAYGDGNNAFAAGEGVMYIQGNWAIPEILKANPEAELGVFPMPVTNDPEQNKLVSGVDVLLTISKDSEHKKEAEKFLKFMLKKETAKRYIDEQKAFSAIEGVYQEDPVFEGIKENFEKGKITSFQDHYYPAGMGAENILQEFLIEKKKSAFLKKMDREWEKVEDR from the coding sequence ATGATCAAGAAAATTACTGCACTTTCGGCAGGCATGGTGCTTGGCGCTGCCATATTGGCGGGATGCTCTTCAGGGGAAGAAGCGGACGGGAAGGTCACGCTGAATCTTTTCTCCAACAAATCTGAAAATATCAATACATATAAAGGTCTGATAGAAGAGTTTGAAGCAGAAAATCCAAATATCAGGATCAAATTTGATTCTCCTCCGGAAGCAGAAACCGTGCTGCGGACAAAGCTTATTAAGAATGATATTCCTGACGTTATGCTGATTGCAGGTAATGCTACATACGGTGAATTGGGAAGAGCAGGAGTGCTTGAGGATTTTGCTGATACAGAACTTATCGATTCCATCCAGCCTTCCTATCTCGACATGATTGACCGCTTAGTAGGCCCTGAAAAAGATGGGGTCTACGGACTGCCATATGCGACAAACGCAAACACGGTTATCTATAACAAACAGAAGTTTGAAGAGCTTGGCCTTGAAGTTCCGAAAACGTGGGATGAATTTATCGCCATATTGGAAAAAGCTAAAGCTGCTGGTGAAATACCAATCTATTTGACTCTTAAAGATGCATGGACTGGAATGATTTCCTTGAACTCTCTTGGAGGAAATCTGGCAGGCGAAGAATTTGCAGAAAAGAAAAGCTCTGGAAAGACGTCATTTGTAAAGAGCTACGATGAAGTCGCAGACAAGATGCTGACCCTTACAGAATACGGACACAAAGACAACTTTGGAATTGCCTACGGCGATGGCAACAATGCGTTCGCAGCAGGCGAGGGTGTCATGTATATTCAGGGGAACTGGGCGATTCCTGAGATTTTAAAAGCAAATCCTGAAGCAGAGCTTGGCGTTTTTCCGATGCCTGTAACCAACGACCCAGAGCAAAACAAACTTGTTTCAGGTGTTGATGTTCTGCTGACAATCAGCAAAGACAGTGAGCACAAAAAAGAAGCCGAAAAATTCCTCAAATTTATGCTGAAGAAAGAAACAGCAAAACGGTACATTGATGAGCAAAAGGCTTTCTCTGCAATAGAGGGAGTTTATCAGGAGGATCCGGTTTTCGAAGGAATAAAAGAAAACTTTGAAAAAGGAAAAATCACCAGTTTCCAAGATCACTATTATCCAGCAGGAATGGGAGCAGAAAACATCCTTCAGGAATTTCTGATCGAGAAAAAGAAAAGCGCTTTTTTGAAGAAAATGGATAGAGAGTGGGAGAAGGTAGAGGATCGCTAA
- a CDS encoding carbohydrate ABC transporter permease: MNNKNKVFLIMTVPAVLLFFIFHTYPALQGIFYSFTDWRGYGEWNFVGLKNYLNVFKDERALNAYGFTFKFAIISTILVNFFSLLVAMGLNAKIKFQKTLRAVYFMPYILSILIVGFIFNFIFTHYLPDIAGGLGIEALSKNILGDPNLAWVGIVIVAVWQAIAFNTILYLAGLVTITEDLYEAASIDGAGIWTKFWKITFPLIAPFFTINMILSMKGFLMVFDQIVALTGGGPGQSTESISLLIYRGGFQGGEFAYQSANAVIYFIVIVIFSIFQLKILEKREVGN, encoded by the coding sequence ATGAATAATAAAAACAAAGTATTTCTCATCATGACTGTTCCTGCCGTTCTCCTGTTCTTTATTTTTCATACGTATCCTGCCCTTCAGGGGATATTCTACAGTTTTACGGACTGGAGAGGATACGGGGAGTGGAACTTTGTCGGTCTGAAAAACTATCTGAATGTATTTAAAGATGAAAGAGCTCTCAATGCGTACGGCTTCACCTTTAAGTTTGCCATTATTTCAACGATTCTTGTGAATTTTTTCAGCTTGCTTGTGGCAATGGGGCTTAATGCAAAGATTAAGTTTCAAAAAACACTTCGGGCTGTCTATTTCATGCCTTATATCCTAAGTATTCTGATCGTTGGTTTTATCTTCAACTTCATTTTCACTCATTATCTGCCTGATATTGCAGGCGGCCTTGGAATTGAGGCATTATCTAAAAATATTCTCGGTGATCCGAACCTTGCCTGGGTTGGTATCGTTATCGTAGCTGTTTGGCAGGCAATCGCGTTCAATACAATCCTGTACCTTGCAGGTCTTGTAACCATTACGGAGGATTTATATGAAGCCGCAAGCATTGACGGTGCTGGAATTTGGACAAAGTTCTGGAAAATCACCTTTCCGCTGATTGCACCATTTTTTACTATTAATATGATTTTATCCATGAAAGGTTTTCTGATGGTTTTTGACCAGATCGTTGCCCTTACAGGCGGAGGACCCGGTCAATCAACAGAATCGATTTCGCTTCTGATCTATAGAGGCGGCTTCCAGGGCGGAGAATTTGCCTATCAGTCTGCAAATGCGGTCATTTACTTTATTGTTATTGTTATCTTTTCTATCTTTCAGCTTAAGATTCTTGAAAAAAGAGAGGTGGGCAACTGA
- a CDS encoding carbohydrate ABC transporter permease, protein MISKKTNWPVTILLILGAIFIILPLYLTITIAFKTPQELAGNLLALPQSWSFDNFAKAIEMTNFFNALKNSVFVTVLVVIFTVLTNSMVAYAIARNMHKKFYKFTFYYFVSAMFIPFPIIMLPIVRQTALWGMDNLVGLVILYIVYNLSFNIFIYVGYIRSIPKELEEAAIVDGATTWGVFWKVIFPLLAPMNATVAILTCLGAWNDFLLPLVVLSDSDMATLPLVQYIFQSQFSTDYNLAFASYLLALIPMIIVYVFAQKWIISGVMKGSIK, encoded by the coding sequence ATGATCAGCAAAAAGACAAACTGGCCTGTCACCATTCTCTTAATTTTAGGGGCAATTTTCATTATCCTGCCGCTGTACTTAACCATTACCATTGCATTTAAAACACCGCAGGAGCTTGCGGGAAACCTGCTTGCTCTGCCGCAGTCATGGTCTTTTGACAACTTTGCGAAAGCGATAGAAATGACGAATTTCTTCAATGCATTAAAAAACAGCGTATTCGTCACTGTATTAGTCGTCATTTTTACTGTCCTGACGAATTCAATGGTCGCTTACGCGATTGCACGCAACATGCATAAAAAGTTTTATAAATTCACGTTTTACTATTTTGTCAGTGCGATGTTCATCCCTTTCCCGATCATTATGCTTCCGATTGTAAGACAAACAGCATTGTGGGGCATGGATAATCTGGTGGGATTAGTCATTTTGTACATTGTCTACAATCTATCTTTCAATATCTTTATCTATGTAGGGTATATAAGATCCATTCCGAAAGAATTGGAAGAAGCTGCAATAGTAGACGGCGCAACAACATGGGGAGTATTCTGGAAGGTTATTTTCCCGCTGCTTGCACCAATGAATGCAACTGTGGCCATCCTTACATGTCTTGGGGCGTGGAATGATTTTCTCCTGCCGCTCGTCGTTCTGAGCGACAGCGACATGGCAACATTGCCGCTTGTGCAGTATATTTTCCAATCACAGTTCAGCACAGACTATAACCTGGCATTTGCCTCTTATCTGCTTGCACTGATTCCGATGATTATTGTCTATGTTTTTGCACAAAAATGGATCATCAGCGGAGTAATGAAAGGATCAATTAAATAA
- a CDS encoding ThuA domain-containing protein, with protein sequence MKITVWNENRHEQKNPTVAEIYPEGIHGAIANFLKENGFDAATATLDQPEHGLTEEVLSETDVLFWWGHLAHDEVTDEIVERVQKRVLEGMGLVVLHSGHFSKIFKKLMGTSCDLKWREADDKERLWVVDPSHPITEGIGEYIEIEKEEMYGEHFDIPAPDQLVFVSWFEGGEVFRSGCTYQRGNGKVFYFRPGHETYPTYHNKEIQKVLVNAAKWAAPTKREYPVYGNAQPLEKITVKS encoded by the coding sequence ATGAAAATTACAGTTTGGAACGAAAACCGCCATGAACAAAAAAATCCAACAGTAGCAGAAATTTATCCTGAAGGCATTCACGGCGCCATCGCTAACTTTTTAAAAGAAAACGGCTTTGATGCTGCGACTGCAACATTAGATCAGCCTGAACACGGTTTAACAGAAGAAGTATTAAGCGAGACAGACGTTCTTTTCTGGTGGGGACACCTTGCACATGATGAGGTAACTGACGAAATCGTTGAACGAGTTCAAAAACGAGTACTTGAAGGAATGGGCTTAGTTGTTCTTCATTCAGGACATTTCTCAAAAATCTTTAAAAAGCTGATGGGTACATCTTGTGACCTTAAATGGCGCGAAGCCGACGACAAAGAGCGTCTATGGGTTGTTGATCCTTCTCATCCAATTACGGAAGGAATCGGCGAGTACATCGAAATTGAAAAAGAAGAAATGTACGGAGAGCATTTTGATATTCCGGCACCAGATCAATTAGTATTTGTCAGCTGGTTTGAAGGCGGAGAAGTGTTCCGTTCAGGATGCACATACCAAAGAGGAAACGGAAAGGTTTTCTACTTCCGCCCTGGCCATGAAACATACCCGACTTACCATAACAAAGAAATTCAAAAAGTATTAGTGAATGCGGCTAAATGGGCAGCACCTACAAAACGCGAGTATCCGGTTTACGGAAATGCTCAGCCGCTTGAGAAAATTACTGTTAAGTCATAA
- a CDS encoding response regulator, translated as MPDKPVSVLLIEDDLMVQEVNREFLDRVNGFEVIGIASNGAEGLELVRMLAPDLILIDMYMPKMNGLETIQAIRAEGHASDIIAITAASDMETVRNVLLHGAVDYLMKPFKFERLKQSLENYSAYRRKLNDKSRLTQKELDSIRFQKEEPEEKKDLPKGLHEVTLHKILTYLTDQSDPVSAENVASSVGIARVTARRYLEHLEREGKLEIDIQYGGVGRPVNKYLISGRA; from the coding sequence ATGCCGGATAAACCAGTTTCCGTACTTCTGATAGAAGATGATTTAATGGTCCAGGAAGTGAATCGGGAGTTTTTAGACAGAGTGAATGGTTTTGAGGTTATTGGAATCGCATCAAATGGTGCTGAAGGCCTGGAGCTTGTGCGAATGCTTGCTCCTGATCTGATTTTGATTGATATGTATATGCCCAAAATGAATGGACTTGAGACCATTCAAGCCATTCGGGCAGAAGGACATGCCTCTGATATTATTGCGATAACGGCCGCAAGTGATATGGAAACAGTCCGAAATGTTCTGCTTCACGGAGCCGTTGATTATTTAATGAAACCATTCAAATTTGAACGGCTGAAGCAATCACTTGAAAACTATTCAGCCTACCGCAGAAAGCTGAACGATAAATCCCGTCTGACACAAAAAGAACTTGATTCAATCAGGTTTCAAAAAGAAGAGCCTGAAGAGAAAAAGGACTTGCCAAAAGGATTGCATGAGGTGACTCTCCATAAAATTCTTACCTACCTCACAGATCAAAGCGATCCTGTATCAGCTGAGAATGTAGCCTCAAGCGTGGGAATTGCCAGAGTAACAGCTAGACGATATCTTGAACACCTTGAACGAGAAGGAAAATTAGAGATTGATATTCAATATGGCGGTGTCGGGAGGCCTGTAAACAAGTATCTTATTTCAGGAAGAGCTTAG
- a CDS encoding ATP-binding protein: protein MRRISILWKITGLIFFILGFSLFLAGIVLIGNYISGKEEELKARSFVTAQTIAELPEVKEALESSQNDLNKVIDRLRIINNANYIVVLNMDRERLTHPVHDMIGTRSQGNDEGPAFAEHSYTSKANGEIGTVMRAFVPVMNDDHEQIGVVLAGYKLPVFIEVLQSLVLEIFITSSLSLLFGGWGAWILARQIKRQMFHLEPHEIARLLVERTETFNAMHEGVIAIDTNEKITIFNNKAMKMMRINGHVIGKSIREVIPDTALPEILKLDHAIYSKELNVGNLNILSNRVPIKVSGQTVGAVAIFQDRTEVKKMAEELTGVRAFVNALRVQNHEYNNKLHTIAGLIQLGNHEKALQFVFQTTEEQEELIQFLSKNIRDESIAGLLLSKIRRGTELGISVEIDRNSQFNRFPDRLDHHDFVLILGNLIENAFDSFKHYQGPFPHIFISIEQDAEILTLLVEDNGSGIKAADYPRIFEQGFSTKGGHERGIGLYLVNQLVQQANGTIVAESAEGAGTSFTVTFYMEEI, encoded by the coding sequence ATGAGACGAATTTCAATCTTATGGAAAATTACAGGCTTAATCTTCTTTATATTAGGGTTTTCTCTTTTTCTGGCAGGCATTGTTTTAATCGGCAATTATATAAGCGGAAAAGAAGAAGAGTTAAAGGCGCGTTCATTCGTAACAGCGCAGACGATCGCCGAACTTCCTGAAGTGAAAGAAGCTCTTGAAAGCAGTCAGAATGATCTTAATAAAGTAATCGACCGCTTAAGAATCATCAACAACGCAAATTATATTGTTGTTTTAAACATGGATCGCGAAAGACTGACACATCCCGTACATGATATGATCGGCACCCGCTCACAGGGAAACGATGAAGGCCCGGCCTTTGCAGAACACTCCTACACATCTAAGGCTAATGGGGAAATCGGGACCGTCATGCGTGCATTTGTCCCTGTCATGAACGATGACCATGAACAGATTGGAGTCGTCCTTGCGGGATATAAACTTCCAGTCTTTATAGAAGTGCTGCAAAGCCTTGTGCTTGAAATCTTCATCACATCAAGTCTCTCTTTATTATTTGGGGGCTGGGGCGCCTGGATTCTGGCACGGCAAATTAAAAGACAGATGTTTCACCTGGAGCCTCATGAAATTGCAAGGCTCCTTGTCGAGCGCACTGAAACATTCAATGCCATGCACGAAGGTGTAATAGCTATTGATACGAATGAAAAGATTACTATTTTTAATAATAAAGCCATGAAAATGATGCGGATAAACGGTCACGTGATTGGAAAATCCATCAGAGAGGTTATTCCGGATACCGCCTTGCCTGAAATTCTTAAGCTCGATCATGCGATATACAGCAAAGAACTTAATGTAGGCAACCTGAACATTTTAAGCAATCGGGTTCCGATTAAAGTAAGCGGCCAAACGGTTGGAGCTGTGGCCATCTTTCAGGACAGGACCGAAGTGAAAAAGATGGCGGAAGAATTAACAGGCGTACGAGCTTTTGTAAACGCTTTACGTGTCCAGAATCATGAATACAATAATAAGCTCCATACGATTGCAGGACTGATTCAGCTCGGGAATCACGAAAAAGCGCTCCAGTTTGTCTTTCAAACCACTGAAGAGCAAGAAGAACTGATTCAATTTTTGAGTAAAAACATCAGAGATGAGAGCATTGCGGGATTGCTGCTCAGTAAAATCCGCAGAGGAACCGAACTTGGAATCAGCGTGGAAATTGACCGCAACAGCCAGTTTAATAGGTTCCCAGATAGGCTTGATCATCATGATTTTGTTCTGATCCTTGGCAACCTGATTGAAAATGCATTTGATTCTTTTAAACATTATCAAGGTCCCTTCCCTCATATTTTTATCAGCATCGAGCAGGATGCAGAAATACTGACACTCTTAGTCGAAGATAATGGAAGCGGAATAAAAGCAGCAGATTACCCCCGCATTTTTGAACAGGGTTTTTCTACAAAAGGAGGCCATGAACGGGGTATCGGGCTTTATTTAGTCAATCAGCTTGTTCAGCAGGCAAATGGCACGATCGTGGCGGAGTCTGCAGAAGGGGCGGGAACAAGCTTCACAGTTACATTTTATATGGAGGAGATTTGA
- a CDS encoding TRAP transporter substrate-binding protein, with protein sequence MKWFISASLLTVLFLVAVFSHDPMHKIEDDDEQHGLSDQIVIKFSHVVAENTPKGLAAEKFADIIADRTDGKIKVEVFPNEIMYSDEKELNALKKGDVQMIAPSYSKMTEVIPEWQVLDLPFIFQDEQHVHNVYTGEVGKRLLGELESENIKGLALWGNGFKQMTSSRGALIEPEDFSGQRFRIMPSDTIAKQFELMGAIPKASSFNDVYIALEGNEFDGQENTISNIYSKGFYRLQKDMTVSNHGYLGYSVLMNAEFWNSLEPELQTQIQKAMDETTEWMLKESKKMNDSQLIRMKQNSKLKIHELSEAEKDRWRKVFMPLYETYSSEYGERWIEDIRNVR encoded by the coding sequence ATGAAATGGTTTATTAGCGCAAGTCTTTTAACTGTGCTCTTTTTAGTGGCAGTTTTTTCACATGATCCTATGCACAAAATAGAAGATGACGATGAACAGCATGGTTTGAGTGATCAAATTGTCATTAAGTTCAGTCATGTGGTTGCTGAAAATACACCTAAGGGACTGGCTGCAGAAAAATTTGCAGATATTATCGCAGACCGGACAGATGGAAAAATAAAAGTGGAAGTTTTTCCGAACGAAATTATGTATTCCGATGAAAAAGAGCTGAATGCGCTTAAAAAGGGCGATGTTCAAATGATTGCTCCTTCTTATTCAAAAATGACGGAGGTCATCCCCGAATGGCAAGTGCTTGATTTGCCTTTTATTTTTCAGGATGAGCAGCATGTACATAACGTTTATACAGGAGAAGTTGGAAAACGGCTGCTGGGCGAACTTGAAAGTGAAAATATTAAGGGACTCGCATTGTGGGGAAATGGCTTCAAACAAATGACAAGCAGCAGGGGGGCATTGATCGAGCCTGAGGATTTTTCAGGACAGCGCTTTAGAATAATGCCAAGTGATACAATTGCAAAACAGTTTGAATTGATGGGTGCCATTCCAAAAGCTTCTTCCTTCAATGATGTTTACATCGCTTTGGAAGGAAATGAATTTGATGGCCAGGAAAATACGATTTCAAATATTTATTCAAAAGGATTTTATCGGCTGCAAAAAGACATGACGGTTTCGAACCATGGCTATTTAGGCTATTCTGTCTTAATGAATGCAGAATTCTGGAATAGTCTGGAACCTGAACTGCAAACTCAAATACAAAAAGCCATGGATGAAACGACTGAGTGGATGCTTAAAGAATCAAAAAAGATGAATGACTCACAGCTAATTAGAATGAAACAAAATTCAAAGTTGAAAATCCATGAACTGAGTGAAGCCGAAAAAGATAGATGGCGTAAGGTGTTCATGCCGCTTTATGAAACGTATTCCTCTGAATATGGGGAGCGGTGGATTGAGGATATCCGGAATGTTCGATAA